Proteins from one Danaus plexippus chromosome 2, MEX_DaPlex, whole genome shotgun sequence genomic window:
- the LOC116779718 gene encoding protein transport protein Sec61 subunit beta, which translates to MPAAPSSTSVGSGGRSPTKATGVPRSSTGGTVRQRKSTTTTTAARNRSTGAGTGGMWRFYTDDSPGVKVGPVPVLVMSLLFIASVFMLHIWGKYTRA; encoded by the exons atg CCAGCCGCACCAAGCTCTACATCTGTGGGATCTGGAGGCCGATCGCCAACCAAGGCAACTGGTGTTCCACGTTCGTCAACCGGAGGCACTGTGAGACAACGTAAGTCAACCACGACAACAACAGCAGCCAGGAATCGCAGCACTGGTGCTGGAACCGGTGGAATGTGGCGTTTTTACACTGATGACTCCCCCGGCGTCAAAGT agGTCCTGTGCCTGTACTTGTCATGTCTCTGCTATTCATTGCATCTGTGTTTATGCTGCACATTTGGGGAAAATACACCAGGGCCTAA